From Coffea arabica cultivar ET-39 chromosome 2e, Coffea Arabica ET-39 HiFi, whole genome shotgun sequence, the proteins below share one genomic window:
- the LOC140036290 gene encoding uncharacterized protein, protein MKVLCSKLIYVRRAIQEWNKHTFGNIFDASREAEETVHRAEARLENESSDVALVELNIAQAQLNLALSVEEQFWKQKARVKWICHGDCNSKFFHVVLKQRRVEGVIHRIKDVHGAWVETDEDISNEAVCYFSELFSELAGNATNLLHVIPSIVTAEENSRLEADPSFEEVHKIIFAMDGESATSSDGFMGRFLLLLGRSSRGGNIALKLDMAKTYDRVSWIFFVNVMRRFSRGLQQGDPLASALFVIGAEVLSRALNDLALQAGMENGNGGHAVNGNGHANGHVEPLRPIYYRVLGGGAHVRYSPSTRFPRCPCRMTYAYPNDLVLSLDDDRRQLVNTN, encoded by the exons ATGAAGGTTCTGTGCTCCAAACTGATATATGTTCGACGAGCCATCCAAGAGTGGAATAAGCATACATTTGGGAACATATTTGATGCTTCACGTGAGGCAGAAGAGACAGTGCATCGGGCGGAGGCAAGGTTGGAGAATGAGAGCTCGGATGTTGCTCTGGTGGAGCTTAATATAGCTCAGGCCCAACTCAATCTTGCTTTGTCAGTGGAAGAACAATTCTGGAAGCAGAAGGCTAGGGTGAAATGGATATGTCACGGTGATTGCAATTCCAAGTTCTTTCATGTTGTCCTGAAGCAGAGGCGGGTGGAAGGAGTAATCCATAGGATTAAAGATGTGCATGGTGCCTGGGTGGAGACGGACGAGGACATCTCAAACGAAGCTGTATGTTATTTTTCGGAGCTATTCTCTGAGTTGGCTGGCAATGCGACAAACCTGCTACATGTAATCCCATCCATTGTCACGGCAGAGGAGAATAGTCGTTTGGAGGCGGACCCATCTTTTGAGGAGGTGCATAAGATCATTTTTGCAATGGACGGTGAAAGTGCAACTAGCTCGGATGGCTTCATGGGGAGGTTTTTACTTTTGCTTGGGAG GTCTTCGAGGGGTGGGAATATTGCTTTGAAGTTGGATATGGCCAAAACGTATGATAGGGTGTCGTGGATATTCTTTGTGAATGTTATGCGGCGCTTCAG TAGGGGACTTCAACAAGGGGATCCATTGGCGTCTGCGTTATTTGTGATTGGGGCGGAGGTCCTTTCTAGGGCTTTAAACGATCTAGCTCTTCAGGCAG ggatggagaaTGGTAATGGAGGACATGCCGTTAATGGTAATGGTCATGCTAATGGCCACGTGGAGCCTCTTAGGCCTATTTACTATCGAGTCCTTGGTGGAGGAGCTCATGTGCGTTACTCGCCTTCTACTAGATTTCCTCGATGTCCCTGTAGGATGACTTATGCATACCCTAATGACCTAGTATTGTCCCTTGACGACGACCGTCGTCAATTGGTGAATACCAACTGA